In Paenibacillus segetis, the genomic window ATTTTTCTGGATAAATTAGCTTATAAATGGATTTGTTTGATTAATAAGGTGTTTCATGTAAATAGTGATTGTACGAGGAGTGAGACAATACAACGTTATGAAAAAGTTAAAGGTAAATCTACCATCTGTAATTTTACTAATTATTTTGACACTAATCGCTCAGTTATTTAGTTCAGTTTCTTTCCCTAAGATAACCAGAGCCCAAGCCTTGAAGTATGATGTCGTCGTGATTGGAAGCGAGATTCAAGGGGTATTGCTTGCTAAGGCAGCCCGCGACCTGGGATTGAATGTGATCATTCTCGATCCACGCACGAAGCCCGGCGGTGAATTGATTCAAGGGGAGATGCTAGTTCTTGATAAACCCAATGACAAACAGGGCAGAAGTCTAGTTCAAGGTGAATTTAAGAAGCTGTTCAACGGTTATGAGAACGGGACGATCCGTAAAGCGGTGGATTTTGAGCGTTATTACCAGAAGATGATCAAAGGTATACCGATGAAGAGTGGGATCGTAATTGATGATATCGATATCGCCGCAATCAAGAAGGATAAGTCGGTGAAGTCTTTAACCTATCATACAAAGGACGGAACTAAATTTACGATTCAAGCGGAGTACTGGGTCGAGAATACCGATTTTAATGCATTGACGGGGAAGCTTGATGTACAGCGGATTCCAGGAATGGAGAGTCTATACAAAGGCAAAAAGCCAGATTATATGACAGCGACCTTTATGCTTAAATTCAAGAATATCGATTGGGCAAAGTTGCATCAGTCTACAATTGACGAGTATCCACTTGCTAATTTGGAGAAGAAATACGGACCGAATACATATGTAGATTGGAATTATGCCACAGGGTATAGCAATTTGATGAATACTTATAAATCACAAGATCGCCAGCTTAAGCTGCGAGGGCTTAACTGCACGAATCAAAAGGATGGGGAAGTGATCATCAACGCGTTGTTGATTTATGATGTAGATCCTTCTGATCCTAAGTCAGTTCAATCTGCGATTAGTAAAGGCAAGGCAGAAGCGCCATATATTCAAAAATTTTTGCGTAAAACGATTCCTGGATTTGCGAAGGCTGAGCTAAACGGATTTCCTGAATACCTGTATATTCGGGATTACAATCGGTTCGAGACGGAATATGTATTGGATTACCCAGATGTGATGTCGAGCAAGATGTTCTGGGATAACGTCAGTGTGGGTGGTTATCCCGTAGATTTACAAGGCACGAGGGCTATGCCGCTGGGAATGGGGTTCGGAAAGCCAGATCGATATGGTATTCCGTTACGCTCTTTTACATTGAAGTCTTATGATAATGTTCTTGTGGCAGGAAAAAATATTGGTGCGACCATCAAAGCTTATGGTAGTGCGCGTATCATGTCTACAACAGCATTAGCTGCCCAGACAATAGGAATTATTCTGGGACGTGAGCTGAAACAGAACAAGCGGTTAAATGAACTGACGAAAGAGGATTTCAAGCGTATCCATAAATACTTGAAGAAGGATTATGGAATCTCAATAGCTCAGTAATATATTTATCGGGGGATCCCATGGTATACTAATAGAACGAATGTTCTATAATTTAAGTATATTGAATCGGTAGGTGGATCGTATGGGCGACCCGATAAAGATTGCAGTGAGACCGCTAGTAGAGTATGTGTATAGCAGTGGGAGTTTAGAGAGTGGATTCCGTAGTACCGGGACCATGGTTGAGGGAACAAGAGCGCATCAACAGGTGCAGAAACAATACAGTGAATTAGATCAGAGCGAAGTGTATTTATCGGTGGAGATTCCCTACGGGGATCTCCTCTTTGTCATAGATGGGCGTTGTGATGGACTTTTGCTCTCGGAAGATGGGACCTATACGATTGATGAGATCAAGTCGACGGCAGCAGACATCGGATTGATCACGGAAGAGTCGTATCCCGTGCACTGGGCGCAGGCCAAGTGTTACGCCTATATGTATGCTAAAGAACATGGAATTCCCGCAATGAGCATTCAATTAACTTATGTGGATCTCGATCTAGCAGAGCAGAAGTCGTTTGTGCAAAAATTAGACTTTGCTGAGCTAGAACAATTCATCTTTGAAATCGTGAAACACTATGCTCCTTATGCAGAGATGTTACAGGGCCATCGGACCAAGCGAAACCAAAGTATTCAGGGGCTCGGATTTCCATTTCCGGGATATCGGGCGGGTCAGCGAAAGCTGGCTGGATCGGTCTATAAGACGATCGAAGAGG contains:
- a CDS encoding FAD-dependent oxidoreductase, with the protein product MKKLKVNLPSVILLIILTLIAQLFSSVSFPKITRAQALKYDVVVIGSEIQGVLLAKAARDLGLNVIILDPRTKPGGELIQGEMLVLDKPNDKQGRSLVQGEFKKLFNGYENGTIRKAVDFERYYQKMIKGIPMKSGIVIDDIDIAAIKKDKSVKSLTYHTKDGTKFTIQAEYWVENTDFNALTGKLDVQRIPGMESLYKGKKPDYMTATFMLKFKNIDWAKLHQSTIDEYPLANLEKKYGPNTYVDWNYATGYSNLMNTYKSQDRQLKLRGLNCTNQKDGEVIINALLIYDVDPSDPKSVQSAISKGKAEAPYIQKFLRKTIPGFAKAELNGFPEYLYIRDYNRFETEYVLDYPDVMSSKMFWDNVSVGGYPVDLQGTRAMPLGMGFGKPDRYGIPLRSFTLKSYDNVLVAGKNIGATIKAYGSARIMSTTALAAQTIGIILGRELKQNKRLNELTKEDFKRIHKYLKKDYGISIAQ